A part of Gossypium hirsutum isolate 1008001.06 chromosome A07, Gossypium_hirsutum_v2.1, whole genome shotgun sequence genomic DNA contains:
- the LOC121232103 gene encoding uncharacterized protein gives MFSSSLIIQMEKSTKIMRRSIFTFLQNYHYFTLTPALLAFPYSLSLLLSQIFVPSSSLFQSIHGRLSVVFQASGFPYSSDSFTFLSSKLSQTICFSVFALPFTFSFFLLSKASVISCFRHGKSFKQPSFSWVLSLYKPLLETLICNFFLIISANATAFSVLLFGFNFLDGLGFSSPNWILLMSAFGAVLYSVLVANTILISNFALVSSGIQGSGGYLSILKVCVLIKGRTSTALTLALPLNLTMAAIEALFHYRVVRAYSNGGDFNCFSMALEAIFIAFLYSIIVVLDTVVSCFFFNSCKTNQEGKCSYGIEIAEEDDCVKLKNIEGLP, from the coding sequence ATGTTTTCTTCATCCCTCATCATTCAAATGGAGAAATCAACCAAGATTATGAGAAGATCAATCTTCACATTCCTTCAAAATTATCATTATTTCACTTTAACTCCTGCACTTCTTGCTTTCCCTTACTCACTTTCTCTTCTTCTCTCCCAAATCTTTGttccatcttcttccttgtttCAATCAATCCATGGCCGTCTCAGTGTTGTTTTCCAGGCCTCTGGGTTCCCTTATTCATCAGATTCCTTTACATTTCTCAGTTCCAAACTTTCCCAAACCATCTGTTTCTCTGTCTTTGCACTCCCTTTCACCTTCTCTTTCTTCCTCTTATCCAAAGCCTCCGTAATCAGTTGTTTTCGCCATGGGAAAAGCTTCAAACAACCTTCTTTCTCTTGGGTTCTTTCACTTTACAAACCTCTCCTCGAAACTCTAATCTGCAATTTCTTCTTAATCATCTCAGCCAACGCCACAGCTTTCTCTGTTTTGTTGTTTGGGTTCAATTTCCTTGATGGGttgggattttcatccccaaattGGATTCTTTTGATGTCAGCTTTTGGGGCTGTTCTTTATTCGGTTCTTGTGGCCAATAccattttaatttccaattttgcaTTGGTTTCATCTGGAATCCAAGGATCTGGTGGATATTTGTCCATTCTAAAAGTTTGTGTTCTTATAAAAGGAAGAACTTCAACCGCTTTGACATTGGCTTTACCTCTGAATCTAACCATGGCAGCCATTGAAGCACTGTTCCATTACCGTGTTGTGAGAGCTTATAGTAATGGTGGTGATTTCAACTGCTTTTCAATGGCTTTGGAAGCGATTTTCATTGCTTTTTTATATTCCATAATCGTTGTTCTTGATACTGTTGTGAGTTGCTTCTTCTTCAATAGCTGCAAAACCAACCAGGAAGGTAAATGTTCTTACGGGATTGAAATTGCAGAGGAAGATGATTGTGTGAAGCTGAAGAATATTGAAGGACTGCCATAG